A single window of Candidatus Acidiferrales bacterium DNA harbors:
- a CDS encoding DUF1326 domain-containing protein produces MRRAVLVILFVSLAAGISLAQYGNPPAEAQKAIAKPDFKITASYIEACSCDQFCPCYFNTFAKAHNGVHFCKFNNVLRVDKGYYKDTDLAGVKVWLTGDLGHEWGQGKADWLVFTFDPSVTKAQQAAMLDILPKLYPVRWNPLGVDSVPIAWQVEKNVAHARLGNDKGEVILERIAGNNNDPAKEVVIGNLKYWAAQSNTGFRMWKNKRHYYEGHDQKFEFSGTNGFLITIHFEGSASKPAAD; encoded by the coding sequence CCTGGCCCAATACGGCAATCCGCCCGCCGAGGCCCAAAAAGCCATCGCCAAGCCTGATTTCAAGATCACCGCTTCGTACATCGAAGCCTGTAGCTGCGACCAATTTTGTCCCTGCTATTTCAACACCTTCGCCAAAGCGCATAACGGCGTCCATTTCTGTAAATTCAACAACGTCCTTCGCGTGGACAAGGGCTATTACAAGGACACCGACTTGGCCGGAGTCAAAGTCTGGCTGACCGGCGATCTTGGCCACGAATGGGGCCAGGGCAAGGCCGACTGGCTCGTCTTCACCTTCGATCCAAGCGTCACCAAGGCACAACAAGCAGCGATGCTGGACATTCTTCCCAAACTCTATCCAGTCCGTTGGAACCCCTTGGGCGTGGACAGCGTTCCCATCGCCTGGCAGGTGGAAAAGAACGTCGCCCATGCCCGCCTCGGCAACGACAAGGGGGAAGTGATCCTGGAGCGGATTGCCGGCAATAACAACGATCCGGCCAAAGAGGTGGTGATCGGGAACCTGAAGTATTGGGCGGCGCAATCGAATACCGGCTTCCGCATGTGGAAGAACAAGCGCCACTACTACGAAGGCCATGACCAAAAATTTGAGTTCTCGGGCACCAACGGGTTTTTGATCACGATTCACTTCGAGGGCTCCGCCTCGAAACCAGCGGCTGACTGA